The proteins below come from a single Necator americanus strain Aroian chromosome V, whole genome shotgun sequence genomic window:
- a CDS encoding hypothetical protein (NECATOR_CHRV.G19520.T1), which produces MDIPSEPPSNVSHMRAQAQAPRHSKGGGTASTAKRFSADLDTRDVVRWFVGKSDRQDRLLRVIIQDKKEELSVMTLILVAPTLVFVEKC; this is translated from the coding sequence GATATTCCTAGCGAGCCACCTAGCAATGTGTCACATATGCGAGCACAGGCACAAGCGCCTCGTCATTCAAAGGGAGGGGGGACTGCGTCAACAGCTAAAAGATTTTCCGCTGACTTGGACACACGAGACGTTGTTAGATGGTTCGTAGGAAAATCTGATCGACAAGATCGTTTACTCCGCGTCATTATTCAGGACAAgaaggaggaattgagcgtgatgaCACTTATACTTGTGGCACCAACCCTAGTTTTCGTGGAGAAATGCTAA